The genomic window TCGAAGATAGAAGATCTGATAGAGAGAACTTCTTACAGTGAAGAAACCATATCCCCTTCAACTGAGTTGCCTGAATCAGTTCAAACTTCAACAGTTGAGCAAAAAGAGAAGATTGATGATAAACAAGGACTGAAAGAGCCTATCACCAAAATCCCATATATCTTTACCTCATTGTCTCCTGATGAAATAATGCAGATTATGAACAGGGTAGAATTACATACGTATTCTCCAGGGCAAATAATTCTGGAAGAAGGCGACTCAGGTGATTCTATCTTTTTCATCAATAGTGGACATGCAAAGGTTGTAGCTCATATGCTCGGCAAAGAGATCGAGCTTGCGATTCTTTCTGCTGGCGATGTTTTTGGTGAAGTTGCATTTTTAACAGGTAGGCCACGAACAGCCTCTGTTATTGCTATGGATAAAATTGAAGTTTTTGAATTGAATAAAGTTATTCTTGATGGGATATTCGAAAAATACCCTGATATTCTTAAAAGACTGGACGACTTCTATCAGTGCCGAGTTCAGGATACACTGAAGAAGGTAAAATCTCAAATAAAGAAAACAGGACACTGATGATTGTTGTGTCCTGTTTTCTTTAAAAAATATTATTTTTTCTCTGTAGACGCTGCAGGTTTGATGGCTATACTCTTTGCTATATTCTTGCCAGCAGAC from Nitrospirota bacterium includes these protein-coding regions:
- a CDS encoding cyclic nucleotide-binding domain-containing protein is translated as MSKKYWESYYNALKKQDWEEAKNSLEQISKTEKDNAQVLLKLGDVYQRMNDTARAISTYHKSAWILKNQGFIQKSLALYKIILRLDSGNDEALKLSKELMFEIDKAKSQRPSAPYFEPQQVIGYKLEEEKGMPIDFEDVIEEEVKPEVVSPETAKQTTEFEERVSSKIEDLIERTSYSEETISPSTELPESVQTSTVEQKEKIDDKQGLKEPITKIPYIFTSLSPDEIMQIMNRVELHTYSPGQIILEEGDSGDSIFFINSGHAKVVAHMLGKEIELAILSAGDVFGEVAFLTGRPRTASVIAMDKIEVFELNKVILDGIFEKYPDILKRLDDFYQCRVQDTLKKVKSQIKKTGH